One window of the Thermoplasmata archaeon genome contains the following:
- a CDS encoding 50S ribosomal protein L35ae, protein MAKGDVIGTVTAFLHSKFKQDNYRTVVDLAKPEDAAKLLGARVVWAREDGLKILGRVVALHGRKGALRVKWDRGFPPQALGTPVKIVP, encoded by the coding sequence ATGGCGAAGGGCGACGTGATCGGAACCGTGACCGCGTTCCTCCACAGCAAGTTCAAGCAGGACAACTACCGGACCGTCGTGGACCTCGCCAAGCCCGAGGACGCGGCGAAGCTCCTCGGGGCGCGCGTGGTCTGGGCGCGCGAGGACGGGCTGAAGATCCTCGGCCGCGTCGTCGCCCTGCATGGGCGGAAGGGCGCCCTCCGCGTGAAATGGGACCGCGGCTTCCCGCCGCAGGCCCTGGGCACTCCCGTCAAGATCGTCCCGTGA
- a CDS encoding TATA-box-binding protein produces the protein MATYRIENVVASTSLGQELDLKAIALALGGSEYEPEQFPGLIYRIKEPKTAILLFRSGKVVCTGAKSLESVRTAIALVSKQIAAAGFSVKKDPEIEVQNIVATADLGAQIDLNTVAVTLGLTSVEYEPEQFPGLVYRLDDPKVVLLMFGSGKVVCTGARKPEDVDKAVERITAELKANGLLH, from the coding sequence ATGGCCACGTACCGAATCGAGAACGTCGTCGCGTCGACCTCGCTTGGGCAGGAGCTCGACCTCAAGGCGATCGCCCTCGCCCTGGGCGGCTCGGAGTACGAGCCCGAGCAGTTCCCCGGGCTCATCTACCGGATCAAGGAGCCGAAGACCGCGATCCTCCTGTTCAGGAGCGGGAAGGTCGTGTGCACGGGCGCGAAGAGCCTGGAGAGCGTGAGGACCGCGATCGCGCTCGTCTCCAAGCAGATCGCCGCCGCGGGGTTCTCCGTGAAGAAGGATCCCGAGATCGAGGTCCAGAACATCGTCGCCACCGCCGACCTAGGCGCCCAGATCGACCTGAACACGGTCGCGGTCACCCTCGGCCTCACCTCCGTCGAGTACGAGCCGGAGCAGTTCCCCGGGCTCGTCTACCGCCTCGACGACCCCAAGGTCGTCCTCCTCATGTTCGGCAGCGGCAAGGTCGTCTGCACGGGCGCCCGGAAGCCCGAGGACGTCGACAAGGCCGTGGAGCGGATCACCGCGGAGCTCAAGGCGAACGGCCTCCTCCACTGA
- a CDS encoding cupin domain-containing protein — protein sequence MKKGFVAGIEEETRKNMDFRRVLYTAKHQQLVLMRLKPGEEIGEEVHEDVDQFFRFEAGTGVALIDGVRNPVKDGTAVIVPCGARHNVINTSKTADLKLYTIYAPPEHKDRVVRRTKQDAEAAPEEYDGRPTE from the coding sequence ATGAAGAAGGGTTTCGTCGCGGGGATCGAGGAGGAGACGAGGAAGAACATGGACTTCCGCCGTGTCCTGTACACAGCCAAGCATCAGCAGCTCGTCCTTATGCGCCTGAAGCCCGGAGAGGAGATCGGCGAGGAAGTCCACGAGGATGTCGACCAGTTCTTCCGGTTCGAGGCGGGGACCGGAGTTGCCCTGATCGACGGCGTCCGAAACCCGGTGAAGGACGGAACCGCGGTGATCGTCCCGTGCGGGGCGAGGCACAACGTGATCAACACGTCAAAGACCGCGGACCTCAAACTCTATACGATCTACGCTCCGCCGGAGCACAAGGACCGGGTGGTCCGAAGGACGAAGCAGGACGCCGAGGCCGCCCCGGAAGAGTACGACGGTCGGCCGACGGAGTAA